A window of the Brassica napus cultivar Da-Ae chromosome A2, Da-Ae, whole genome shotgun sequence genome harbors these coding sequences:
- the LOC106385681 gene encoding actin-depolymerizing factor 3 has product MANAASGMAVHDDCKLKFLELKAKRTYRFIVYKIEEQQKQVVVEKLGEPGQSHDDFAASLPADECRYAIFDFDFVTAENCQKSKIFFVAWSPDTARVRSKMIYASSKDRFKRELDGIQVELQATDPTEMDLDVFKSRAN; this is encoded by the exons ATG GCTAATGCGGCGTCAGGAATGGCAGTCCACGATGACTGCAAGCTCAAGTTTCTTGAATTGAAGGCCAAGAGGACATACCGTTTCATCGTCTACAAGATTGAGGAGCAGCAGAAGCAAGTGGTCGTTGAGAAACTCGGCGAGCCTGGTCAATCCCATGATGACTTTGCAGCTAGTCTTCCTGCTGATGAATGCCGATACGCCATTTTCGATTTTGACTTCGTCACTGCTGAGAATTGCCAGAAGAGCAAGATCTTCTTCGTTGCATG GTCTCCGGACACGGCTAGAGTGAGAAGCAAGATGATCTACGCGAGCTCTAAGGACAGGTTCAAGAGAGAGCTAGACGGGATTCAAGTAGAGCTTCAAGCAACCGACCCAACCGAGATGGATCTCGACGTTTTCAAAAGCCGAGCCAATTGA
- the LOC106385719 gene encoding protein GAMETOPHYTE DEFECTIVE 1-like isoform X1: MGFFDLNVPYSYPSQSGGKEVAVAVAVANKLRVKLATKAMELGYVGIAHNHSIGGVMTEKDSCTIPLLTLGSFIKAAPRLSSSVAFHRGLLGVPRSTPFRQYTRVTVKLESKAQCLGLNSGNPVLKSYDIVAVRPMNQFAFDQACTKAEVDIISIDFSNLPFRLMHPTVKAAIKRGVYFEIKYSDLLKDAEKRRQVISNAKLLVDWTKGKNLIISSGSPSVTELRGPNDVINLMSLLGLSTERARAAVSKNCRNMIAKILKKKRFHKEAVKVELLSSSDTFSLEQTLSGDFMKWDPISSGEGDMLLEDLAKAFDATTRAVANKSSKAIDVTSDRKGLPSHGFRLTDILGSEPSTQETADKMIDDAPVHCKSQVSDACMADSASSVDNLLENETVSQIEISEDDNKVEPTTIVPLRKCSTSQGQGLLVQDQAPASFTLIRCTKSDAASDGNMQTELESEDKSVSPSKIGHVVPQSLVENLKMETILVHDEVSLEEVSKEEVISDHAKIEHSVSIDGDEMEIDGSLEANHDEYMEVTVEDQKHETGDSNINLPNLSSSEATDLLRNSDNSLSPEAAGQDHDQVPSLDSSEAELGEEPAVPYNNTIEISMEDKKESGREIETNQQVHVQSERNNVRNSGKVGAKRSRTRLTQLQPLKPFLLHRFKQISKRRKHRRG; this comes from the exons ATGGGGTTCTTCGACCTAAACGTACCGTACAGCTACCCGTCCCAATCAGGCGGGAAGGAAGTCGCCGTCGCCGTCGCCGTCGCAAACAAACTCCGCGTAAAGCTCGCCACGAAAGCCATGGAGCTAGGCTACGTCGGAATCGCGCATAACCATTCGATCGGCGGCGTAATGACGGAGAAGGACTCTTGCACGATCCCTCTTCTCACTCTCGGATCTTTCATCAAAGCCGCTCCGCGATTATCATCCTCCGTCGCGTTCCATCGCGGCTTGCTCGGCGTCCCTCGATCCACTCCGTTTCGGCAGTACACGCGCGTCACCGTCAAGCTAGAGAGCAAGGCTCAGTGCCTGGGGTTGAACTCCGGGAATCCGGTTCTGAAGAGCTATGATATCGTTGCCGTTAGGCCGATGAATCAGTTCGCGTTCGATCAAGCTTGTACGAAAGCTGAG GTTGATATCATCTCGATTGATTTCTCGAATTTGCCGTTTCGGTTGATGCATCCCACGGTTAAAGCTGCTATTAAG CGAGGAGTTTACTTTGAGATCAAGTACTCTGATCTTTTAAAGGATGCTGAGAAGAGAAGACAAGTTATATCCAATGCTAAG TTACTGGTGGATTGGACTAAGGGGAAGAATCTGATTATATCGAGTGGTTCACCTTCAGTCACTGAACTTAGAGGTCCTAACGATGTTATCAACCTCATGTCTTTGCTTGGACTCTCTACTGAAAGAGCCAGAGCTGCAGTTTCAAAAAACTGTAG GAATATGATAGCCAAGATTTTAAAGAAGAAGCGGTTTCACAAAGAAGCTGTTAAGGTTGAGTTGCTTTCTTCTAGTGATACCTTTAGCCTCGAACAGACTCTGTCTGGTGATTTCATGAAATGGGATCCCATCTCAAGTGGTGAAGGTGACATGCTCTTGGAAGATCTCGCGAAGGCTTTTGATGCCACCACACGTGCTGTGGCGAATAAATCCTCTAAGGCGATTGATGTCACCTCTGATCGTAAAGGCTTGCCATCACATGGTTTCCGGCTCACTGATATTCTAGGAAGTGAACCTTCGACTCAGGAAACTGCAGATAAGATGATTGACGACGCACCGGTGCACTGTAAGAGTCAAGTTTCTGATGCATGTATGGCTGATTCAGCTTCATCTGTTGATAATCTTCTGGAAAACGAAACCGTTAGCCAAATTGAGATATCTGAAGATGACAACAAAGTGGAACCTACAACTATTGTCCCCCTGAGGAAATGCAGTACCAGCCAGGGACAGGGGCTTTTGGTGCAAGACCAAGCACCTGCATCCTTTACACTGATAAGATGCACAAAGTCTGATGCAGCTTCTGATGGCAACATGCAGACTGAGTTGGAGTCGGAAGATAAATCTGTATCGCCATCAAAAATCGGCCACGTGGTCCCACAAAGTCTTGTTGAAAATTTAAAGATGGAAACTATTCTTGTTCATGATGAGGTCTCACTGGAAGAAGTCAgcaaagaagaagttatttcTGATCATGCTAAGATCGAGCACTCTGTATCCATTGATGGCGATGAGATGGAAATCGATGGTTCTTTGGAAGCAAATCACGACGAGTACATGGAGGTGACAGTGGAAGACCAGAAGCATGAAACAGGTGACAGTAATATAAATCTTCCTAACTTATCCTCCTCGGAGGCTACTGATTTGCTAAGAAATTCAGACAACTCTCTCAGTCCAGAGGCGGCTGGACAAGACCATGACCAAGTACCAAGCTTAGACTCCAGTGAGGCGGAGCTTGGGGAAGAACCAGCAGTTCCATACAACAACACCATTGAAATATCAATGGAAGACAAGAAAGAAAGCGGGAGAGAAATTGAAACTAATCAACAAGTCCATGTCCAGTCTGAAAGAAACAATGTCAGAAACTCAG GAAAGGTGGGAGCTAAGAGGAGTAGAACTCGATTAACGCAGCTACAACCTTTGAAGCCTTTTCTACTTCATCGTTTCAAACAAATCAGTAAAAGACGAAAACATAGAAGAGGTTGA
- the LOC106385634 gene encoding actin-depolymerizing factor 4: MANAASGMAVHDDCKLRFLELKAKRTHRFIVYKIEEKQKQVIVEKVGEPIQTYEDFAASLPAEECRYAIYDFDFVTAENCQKSKIFFIAWCPDVAKVRSKMIYASSKDRFKRELDGIQVELQATDPTEMDLDVFKSRVN; this comes from the exons ATG GCTAACGCGGCGTCGGGAATGGCAGTCCATGATGACTGCAAGCTAAGGTTCCTGGAACTGAAAGCGAAGAGGACGCACCGTTTCATTGTCTACAAGATCGAGGAGAAGCAGAAGCAAGTGATTGTTGAGAAAGTTGGTGAGCCTATTCAAACCTACGAGGACTTTGCTGCTAGCCTCCCTGCTGAAGAGTGCCGATACGCCATTTATGATTTCGACTTTGTCACCGCGGAGAATTGCCAGAAGAGCAAGATTTTCTTCATTGCATG GTGTCCTGACGTAGCGAAGGTGAGAAGCAAGATGATCTACGCGAGCTCCAAGGACAGGTTCAAGCGTGAGCTTGATGGAATTCAAGTGGAGCTTCAAGCGACTGATCCAACTGAGATGGATCTTGATGTTTTCAAAAGCCGggttaattaa
- the LOC106385719 gene encoding protein GAMETOPHYTE DEFECTIVE 1-like isoform X2: protein MGFFDLNVPYSYPSQSGGKEVAVAVAVANKLRVKLATKAMELGYVGIAHNHSIGGVMTEKDSCTIPLLTLGSFIKAAPRLSSSVAFHRGLLGVPRSTPFRQYTRVTVKLESKAQCLGLNSGNPVLKSYDIVAVRPMNQFAFDQACTKAEVDIISIDFSNLPFRLMHPTVKAAIKRGVYFEIKYSDLLKDAEKRRQVISNAKLLVDWTKGKNLIISSGSPSVTELRGPNDVINLMSLLGLSTERARAAVSKNCRNMIAKILKKKRFHKEAVKVELLSSSDTFSLEQTLSGDFMKWDPISSGEGDMLLEDLAKAFDATTRAVANKSSKAIDVTSDRKGLPSHGFRLTDILGSEPSTQETADKMIDDAPVHCKSQVSDACMADSASSVDNLLENETVSQIEISEDDNKVEPTTIVPLRKCSTSQGQGLLVQDQAPASFTLIRCTKSDAASDGNMQTELESEDKSVSPSKIGHVVPQSLVENLKMETILVHDEVSLEEVSKEEVISDHAKIEHSVSIDGDEMEIDGSLEANHDEYMEVTVEDQKHETDNSLSPEAAGQDHDQVPSLDSSEAELGEEPAVPYNNTIEISMEDKKESGREIETNQQVHVQSERNNVRNSGKVGAKRSRTRLTQLQPLKPFLLHRFKQISKRRKHRRG, encoded by the exons ATGGGGTTCTTCGACCTAAACGTACCGTACAGCTACCCGTCCCAATCAGGCGGGAAGGAAGTCGCCGTCGCCGTCGCCGTCGCAAACAAACTCCGCGTAAAGCTCGCCACGAAAGCCATGGAGCTAGGCTACGTCGGAATCGCGCATAACCATTCGATCGGCGGCGTAATGACGGAGAAGGACTCTTGCACGATCCCTCTTCTCACTCTCGGATCTTTCATCAAAGCCGCTCCGCGATTATCATCCTCCGTCGCGTTCCATCGCGGCTTGCTCGGCGTCCCTCGATCCACTCCGTTTCGGCAGTACACGCGCGTCACCGTCAAGCTAGAGAGCAAGGCTCAGTGCCTGGGGTTGAACTCCGGGAATCCGGTTCTGAAGAGCTATGATATCGTTGCCGTTAGGCCGATGAATCAGTTCGCGTTCGATCAAGCTTGTACGAAAGCTGAG GTTGATATCATCTCGATTGATTTCTCGAATTTGCCGTTTCGGTTGATGCATCCCACGGTTAAAGCTGCTATTAAG CGAGGAGTTTACTTTGAGATCAAGTACTCTGATCTTTTAAAGGATGCTGAGAAGAGAAGACAAGTTATATCCAATGCTAAG TTACTGGTGGATTGGACTAAGGGGAAGAATCTGATTATATCGAGTGGTTCACCTTCAGTCACTGAACTTAGAGGTCCTAACGATGTTATCAACCTCATGTCTTTGCTTGGACTCTCTACTGAAAGAGCCAGAGCTGCAGTTTCAAAAAACTGTAG GAATATGATAGCCAAGATTTTAAAGAAGAAGCGGTTTCACAAAGAAGCTGTTAAGGTTGAGTTGCTTTCTTCTAGTGATACCTTTAGCCTCGAACAGACTCTGTCTGGTGATTTCATGAAATGGGATCCCATCTCAAGTGGTGAAGGTGACATGCTCTTGGAAGATCTCGCGAAGGCTTTTGATGCCACCACACGTGCTGTGGCGAATAAATCCTCTAAGGCGATTGATGTCACCTCTGATCGTAAAGGCTTGCCATCACATGGTTTCCGGCTCACTGATATTCTAGGAAGTGAACCTTCGACTCAGGAAACTGCAGATAAGATGATTGACGACGCACCGGTGCACTGTAAGAGTCAAGTTTCTGATGCATGTATGGCTGATTCAGCTTCATCTGTTGATAATCTTCTGGAAAACGAAACCGTTAGCCAAATTGAGATATCTGAAGATGACAACAAAGTGGAACCTACAACTATTGTCCCCCTGAGGAAATGCAGTACCAGCCAGGGACAGGGGCTTTTGGTGCAAGACCAAGCACCTGCATCCTTTACACTGATAAGATGCACAAAGTCTGATGCAGCTTCTGATGGCAACATGCAGACTGAGTTGGAGTCGGAAGATAAATCTGTATCGCCATCAAAAATCGGCCACGTGGTCCCACAAAGTCTTGTTGAAAATTTAAAGATGGAAACTATTCTTGTTCATGATGAGGTCTCACTGGAAGAAGTCAgcaaagaagaagttatttcTGATCATGCTAAGATCGAGCACTCTGTATCCATTGATGGCGATGAGATGGAAATCGATGGTTCTTTGGAAGCAAATCACGACGAGTACATGGAGGTGACAGTGGAAGACCAGAAGCATGAAACAG ACAACTCTCTCAGTCCAGAGGCGGCTGGACAAGACCATGACCAAGTACCAAGCTTAGACTCCAGTGAGGCGGAGCTTGGGGAAGAACCAGCAGTTCCATACAACAACACCATTGAAATATCAATGGAAGACAAGAAAGAAAGCGGGAGAGAAATTGAAACTAATCAACAAGTCCATGTCCAGTCTGAAAGAAACAATGTCAGAAACTCAG GAAAGGTGGGAGCTAAGAGGAGTAGAACTCGATTAACGCAGCTACAACCTTTGAAGCCTTTTCTACTTCATCGTTTCAAACAAATCAGTAAAAGACGAAAACATAGAAGAGGTTGA
- the LOC106385623 gene encoding histone H2B.7-like — protein sequence MAPKAEKKPAEEKSKAEKAPAEKKPKAGKKLPKEAGAGAGGDKKKKMKKKSVETYKIYIFKVLKQVHPDIGISSKAMGIMNSFINDIFEKLAGEASKLARYNKKPTITSREIQTAVRLVLPGELAKHAVSEGTKAVTKFTSS from the coding sequence ATGGCGCCCAAGGCAGAGAAGAAGCCCGCGGAGGAGAAATCGAAAGCCGAGAAGGCTCCGGCGGAGAAGAAACCAAAGGCCGGGAAGAAGCTACCGAAGGAGGCCGGAGCAGGCGCAGGCggagacaagaagaagaagatgaagaagaagagcgtGGAGACGTACAAGATCTACATCTTCAAGGTCCTGAAGCAGGTTCACCCGGACATCGGAATCTCGAGCAAGGCCATGGGGATCATGAACAGCTTCATCAACGATATCTTCGAGAAGCTCGCTGGTGAGGCCTCGAAGCTCGCGAGGTACAACAAGAAGCCCACCATCACTTCTAGGGAGATTCAGACCGCGGTTAGGCTTGTGCTTCCCGGAGAGTTGGCGAAACATGCTGTATCGGAAGGGACCAAGGCTGTCACGAAGTTCACCAGTTCCTAG
- the LOC106385737 gene encoding THO complex subunit 4A-like isoform X2: protein MATGLDKSLDDMIAKNRKSRGSGSQPGPTRRNNTNRKSNRSAPYQSAKAPESTWEHEAFPSRSTRSSAGIETGTKLYVSNLDYGVMNDDIKELFSEVGELKRYTVHFDRSGRSKGTAEVVYSRRGDAIAAVKKYNDVQLDGKPMKIEIVGSNLQTHSARPGNATFNSGSRRGGQGRGGQQQRGGGRGRRPGKGPAEKVSAEDLDADLDKYHAADMETN, encoded by the exons ATGGCGACCGGATTAGATAAGTCTCTGGACGACATGATCGCCAAGAACCGCAAGTCTCGTGGATCCGGATCCCAACCGGGTCCGACCCGCCGCAACAACACTAATCGTAAATCCAACCGATCTGCTCCGTACCAATCAGCCAAG GCGCCGGAGTCCACCTGGGAACACGAAGCTTTCCCTTCCCGGTCAACCCGTTCTTCCGCCGGAATCGAAACCGGGACGAAGCTCTACGTCTCCAATTTGGATTACGGGGTCATGAACGATGACATCAAG GAACTGTTTTCTGAGGTTGGGGAACTTAAACGCTACACAGTACACTTTGACAGGAGTGGAAGATCAAAG GGAACTGCTGAAGTAGTATACTCTAGGCGTGGTGATGCAATAGCAGCTGTGAAAAAGTACAATGATGTTCAGCTGGATGGGAAACCCATGAAGATAGAGATCGTGGGCTCCAATCTTCAGACCCACTCTGCTAGACCAGGGAATGCAACTTTCAATAGTGGTTCAAGGCG AGGAGGACAAGGGAGAGGTGGTCAACAACAACGTGGTGGTGGTCGTGGCAGGCGTCCTGGCAAGGGTCCAGCAGAGAAGGTATCTGCTGAAGATCTTGATGCGGATCTTGATAAGTACCACGCAGCAGATATGGAGACCAACTGA
- the LOC106385737 gene encoding THO complex subunit 4A-like isoform X1: MATGLDKSLDDMIAKNRKSRGSGSQPGPTRRNNTNRKSNRSAPYQSAKAPESTWEHEAFPSRSTRSSAGIETGTKLYVSNLDYGVMNDDIKELFSEVGELKRYTVHFDRSGRSKGTAEVVYSRRGDAIAAVKKYNDVQLDGKPMKIEIVGSNLQTHSARPGNATFNSGSRRRGGQGRGGQQQRGGGRGRRPGKGPAEKVSAEDLDADLDKYHAADMETN, translated from the exons ATGGCGACCGGATTAGATAAGTCTCTGGACGACATGATCGCCAAGAACCGCAAGTCTCGTGGATCCGGATCCCAACCGGGTCCGACCCGCCGCAACAACACTAATCGTAAATCCAACCGATCTGCTCCGTACCAATCAGCCAAG GCGCCGGAGTCCACCTGGGAACACGAAGCTTTCCCTTCCCGGTCAACCCGTTCTTCCGCCGGAATCGAAACCGGGACGAAGCTCTACGTCTCCAATTTGGATTACGGGGTCATGAACGATGACATCAAG GAACTGTTTTCTGAGGTTGGGGAACTTAAACGCTACACAGTACACTTTGACAGGAGTGGAAGATCAAAG GGAACTGCTGAAGTAGTATACTCTAGGCGTGGTGATGCAATAGCAGCTGTGAAAAAGTACAATGATGTTCAGCTGGATGGGAAACCCATGAAGATAGAGATCGTGGGCTCCAATCTTCAGACCCACTCTGCTAGACCAGGGAATGCAACTTTCAATAGTGGTTCAAGGCG CAGAGGAGGACAAGGGAGAGGTGGTCAACAACAACGTGGTGGTGGTCGTGGCAGGCGTCCTGGCAAGGGTCCAGCAGAGAAGGTATCTGCTGAAGATCTTGATGCGGATCTTGATAAGTACCACGCAGCAGATATGGAGACCAACTGA
- the LOC106385454 gene encoding uncharacterized protein LOC106385454, which produces MDTTTTIYKPHIHEHPLSYSARFTIDGSYSHRCSGCQTTDNMYGVYFCNKFGCSIWLHKECTEAPLEINHPSHPQHPLMLNNYDDSSDQCVLCRGHLPPLRYTCFTCKITVDIACGMKPWPQVIEHPLCHSHPLIVKGNEVSASCGVCKESNYGLFYLCIECNVYFHVECVRFSQEVNHPCHSNHPLKLIAFDALTDDAEKTCILCANYPRNVCYHCFICDFTSCLRCTRRPPPLVVEDMKTHQHQLLRISKRISYACDVCGLKRDTQYYHGSYICHQCDFIVHGMCIGLPRVISINRHDHRISFTYHIGPDYSKCGVCHRSISQHHGAYSCFVCPNYAVHSRCAIERDVWDGVELEGIPYVIEDVTPYKVVSDGLISHVSHVEHPLKLHKGNILYEWIRCEACRDPVGFDSVFVCEKCCFLLHQKCANLPMKKKFIVDTELYKLEVDKLRVASYCSECATLSDGFKYSSHDENRKVDVRCFSLSEPFVHAGHSHLLYFRKAYYRRSICDACMKMSNSRFTLDCEDCRFNLCFFCATLPLRTWHRTDEHPLILCCDKKAGGQSWCDICERQLNPMLWFYTCSSCEVAIHAECVIGDISRINPGSTIEFGGPELGWRNKIFEVVPNNQSTRPLCTKCRSRCKFSIFLKEKNKASRYFCSSNCVYFYFN; this is translated from the coding sequence ATGGATACAACGACAACAATATATAAACCACACATTCACGAGCATCCCCTTTCCTATTCAGCTCGGTTTACTATTGATGGATCATATTCACATAGATGCAGTGGCTGCCAGACAACTGACAATATGTACGGTGTTTATTTCTGCAATAAATTTGGCTGTtcgatttggttacataaagaaTGTACGGAAGCTCCATTGGAGATCAACCATCCTTCCCACCCCCAGCATCCTCTCATGCTCAACAATTATGATGACTCGTCAGATCAATGTGTTTTGTGTAGGGGACATCTACCGCCTCTGCGTTATACTTGCTTTACATGTAAAATCACGGTGGATATAGCTTGTGGGATGAAACCATGGCCACAAGTTATCGAACATCCCTTGTGTCATAGCCATCCACTTATCGTCAAAGGAAACGAGGTGTCAGCTTCCTGTGGGGTATGTAAGGAGTCTAATTATGGACTGTTCTATTTATGTATTGAATGCAATGTATATTTCCACGTGGAATGCGTCCGTTTCTCACAAGAGGTAAATCATCCTTGTCATTCGAATCATCCTCTCAAGTTAATCGCTTTTGATGCACTTACTGATGATGCCGAGAAGACTTGTATTTTATGTGCAAACTACCCAAGAAATGTATGTTATCATTGTTTCATTTGTGATTTTACCTCTTGCCTTCGTTGCACCAGAAGACCACCTCCCCTTGTTGTTGAGGATATGAAAACCCACCAACATCAACTTCTTCGCATATCTAAGAGAATCTCATATGCTTGTGATGTTTGTGGGCTGAAACGCGACACACAATACTATCATGGATCTTATATATGTCACCAGTGTGATTTTATTGTCCATGGAATGTGTATTGGCTTGCCCCGTGTCATCAGCATCAATCGTCATGATCACCGCATTTCTTTCACTTATCATATTGGTCCTGATTATTCAAAATGTGGAGTTTGTCACCGAAGTATAAGCCAACACCATGGGGCTTATTCTTGCTTTGTTTGCCCAAACTATGCAGTTCATTCCAGATGTGCAATAGAGCGTGATGTATGGGATGGTGTAGAGTTAGAAGGGATTCCATATGTTATAGAAGATGTGACACCATACAAGGTGGTGAGTGATGGCTTGATCAGTCATGTTAGTCATGTCGAACACCCTTTAAAGTTACACAAGGGCAATATCCTTTATGAGTGGATAAGATGTGAAGCATGTAGAGATCCGGTTGGATTTGACTCCGTCTTTGTTTGTGAGAAATGTTGCTTCCTTCTTCATCAAAAATGTGCTAATCTTCCCATGAAGAAAAAATTTATCGTGGACACTGAGTTATACAAGTTGGAAGTTGACAAACTTAGAGTTGCAAGCTATTGCTCGGAGTGTGCAACATTATCTGATGGGTTCAAGTATTCAAGTCATGATGAAAATAGGAAAGTAGACGTTCGGTGTTTTTCCCTTTCTGAGCCATTTGTCCATGCTGGCCATTCACATCTACTATATTTTAGAAAGGCATATTACAGGAGGTCCATATGTGATGCATGCATGAAAATGAGTAATTCTCGTTTTACGCTCGACTGTGAAGATTGCCGGTtcaatttgtgttttttttgtgcTACTTTGCCTTTAAGGACATGGCATAGGACGGATGAGCATCCTCTCATTTTATGTTGTGACAAAAAAGCGGGTGGTCAAAGCTGGTGTGACATTTGTGAAAGACAATTAAATCCAATGTTATGGTTTTATACATGTTCTAGCTGCGAAGTCGCCATACATGCTGAATGTGTAATAGGAGATATCTCACGTATTAATCCAGGAAGCACCATTGAATTTGGGGGGCCTGAACTTGGGTGGAGGAATAAAATCTTTGAAGTTGTTCCTAACAATCAAAGCACTCGGCCATTATGCACTAAATGCCGTTCTCGATGCAAGTTCTCTATCTTCTTAAAGGAGAAGAATAAAGCCAGTAGGTACTTCTGTTCAAGTAATTgtgtgtatttttattttaattag